From Jaculus jaculus isolate mJacJac1 chromosome 19, mJacJac1.mat.Y.cur, whole genome shotgun sequence, a single genomic window includes:
- the Mettl25b gene encoding protein RRNAD1: MPGVSTRGLSQEERRQLAVNVTRVLALYRSILDAYIIEFFTDSLWGILPCSWQEALDGLSPPQLATLLLGMPREGEVVRYRSVWPLTLLALKSTAYALAFTRTPGFQTPSEFLENPSQSSRLTAPFRKHVKPKKQHEIRRLGELVKKLSDLTGCTQVVDVGSGQGHLSRFMSLGLGLMVKSLEGDPRLVERAQRLDQELLQALDKMEKRHPREARMGPRHPPHHVAQWVDPTALCEELLLPLEQPGQAGTRLLLTGLHACGDLSVALLRHFCCCPEVVAVASVGCCYMKLSDPGSYPLSQWVASLPGHELPYRLREGACHALEDYAERLQKAGPALQSHCFRAALETVIRHACPELRRPGVQGIPRAHELQIQEYVQQGLRRVGLDPQLPLNVPALRAHQAQGDRVVAFFSLALLLAPLVETLILLDRLLYLQEQGFYAELLPIFSPQLSPRNLVLVATKTPLGQAFSVLETEDS; this comes from the exons ATGCCGGGCGTGTCCACCCGGGGCCTCTCCCAGGAAGAGAGGAGGCAGCTGGCTGTGAACGTCACCCGGGTGCTGGCGCTCTACCGCTCCATCCTGGACGCCTACATCATC GAATTTTTTACAGACAGTCTGTGGGGCATTCTTCCCTGTTCATGGCAAGAAGCATTGGATGGACTGAGCCCCCCACAGCTGGCCACCCTGCTGCTGGGGATGCCCAGGGAAGGGGAGGTGGTCAG GTACAGGTCAGTTTGGCCACTTACTCTGCTGGCCCTGAAGTCCACAGCATATGCCCTCGCCTTTACCCGGACACCTGGCTTTCAGACGCCGTCAGAGTTCCTGGAGAACCCCAGCCAGAGCTCCCGACTGACGGCTCCTTTTCGTAAACATGTCAAGCCTAAGAAGCAGCATGAGATCCGGAGGCTGGGAGAG TTGGTTAAGAAGCTGAGTGACCTCACTGGCTGCACCCAGGTTGTGGATGTAGGCTCAGGCCAG GGCCATCTCTCCCGCTTCATGTCTCTGGGGCTGGGACTGATGGTGAAGAGCCTGGAAGGGGATCCAAGACTGGTGGAGAGAGCACAGCGCCTGGACCAGGAGCTCCTGCAAGCTCTGGACAAAATGGAAAAGAGGCACCCGAGG GAGGCCCGGATGGGCCCTCGCCATCCCCCACaccatgtggctcagtgggtggaCCCCACAGCCCTGTGTGAGGAGCTGCTGCTTCCCCTGGAGCAACCGGGACAGGCTGGCACCCGCCTGCTGCTCACAGGCCTCCACGCTTGTGGGGATCTGAGTGTTGCCCTGCTCCGGCACTTCTGCTGCTGCCCTGAGGTGGTGGCCGTGGCCTCGGTGGGCTGCTGCTACATGAAGCTCAGTGACCCCGGGAGCTACCCACTGAGTCAGTGGGTGGCTAGTCTGCCTGGCCATGAACTGCCCTACAGGCTCCGAGAGGGGGCGTGCCATGCCCTAGAGGACTATGCTGAGCGGCTGCAGAAAGCAGGACCTGCCTTGCAAAGCCACTGCTTCCGTGCAGCGCTGGAGACGGTCATCCGACATGCCTGCCCTGAGCTCCGCAGGCCCGGTGTGCAggggatccccagagcccatgagCTCCAGATCCAAGA GTACGTGCAGCAGGGGCTACGGCGAGTGGGGCTGGACCCCCAGCTGCCGCTGAACGTGCCTGCACTGCGGGCTCACCAGGCCCAGGGGGACCGCGTGGTGGCCTTCTTCAGCCTGGCTCTCCTGCTGGCCCCGCTGGTGGAGACGCTGATTCTGTTGGACCGGCTACTGTATCTCCAGGAACAAG gCTTCTATGCTGAGCTCCTGCCCATCTTCAGCCCTCAACTCTCTCCCAGAAATCTGGTTCTGGTGGCCACTAAGACACCTCTGGGTCAGGCCTTCTCTGTTTTGGAAACTGAAGACAGCTGA
- the Mrpl24 gene encoding 39S ribosomal protein L24, mitochondrial, which translates to MRLSALLAFASKATLSPHYRYGMSRPGSLADKRKNPPWSRRRPVLVEPISDEDWHLFCGDMVEILEGKDSGKQGRVVQVIRERNWVVLEGLNTHYRYVGKTKYHRGTMIPSEAPLLHNQVKLVDPVDRKPTDIEWRFTEAGERVRVSMRSGRIIPKPEFPRSDGIVPETWTDGPKDTSVEDALERTYVPRLKTLEEEVMEAMGIQETRRHRKVYWY; encoded by the exons ATGCGTCTCTCCGCCCTGCTGGCCTTCGCATCAAAAGCCACACTGTCTCCCCACTACCGCTATGGGATGAGCCGCCCAGGTTCCCTGGCAGACAAGAGGAAGAACCCTCCGTGGAGCAGGCGGCGCCCAGTGTTGGTGGAGCCCATCTCTGATGAAGACTGGCACCTCTTCTGTGGGGACATG GTGGAAATCCTGGAAGGCAAGGACTCTGGGAAGCAGGGCAGAGTTGTTCAAGTTATCCGAGAGCGAAACTGGGTTGTCCTGGAAGGGCTGAACACG CATTACCGGTACGTGGGAAAGACCAAGTATCACCGTGGGACCATGATCCCTAGCGAAGCCCCCTTGCTCCATAACCAGGTCAAGCTAGTGGACCCTGTGGACAG GAAACCCACTGACATCGAGTGGAGatttactgaggcaggagaaagggTTCGCGTTTCTATGAGATCAGGAAGAATCATCCCCAAGCCTGAGTTTCCCAGAAGTGACGGCATTGTCCCTGAAACATGGACTG ATGGCCCCAAGGACACATCAGTGGAAGATGCTCTAGAGAGAACGTATGTGCCCCGGCTGAAGACACTGGAGGAAGAGGTGATGGAGGCAATGGGGATTCAGGAGACCCGGAGACACAGAAAAGTCTACTGGTACTGA